From the Halomonas sp. MCCC 1A13316 genome, the window CTAGCCTGAGAAGAAGAACATCGCCGTTTCAGTGTGTTACAGGGCGGAGCGGTTGCGTAATAAAGGGAACATCGTTCTTTAATTACAGGTGACTGAGAGCATTGAGAAAATAAGTGAAGTACGTTTTATTGTGCTTACAAAATCCCTTTTGACTACAAAGCGTTTTGCATGATATTTGGACAGAGCAAGATGATAACGACAACGACCTGGCGTGAGTTCAGTGAGTTAATCGGTATTAGTTGATTCATATCTTACGAATAAAAGCGTTACATCCGCGGGGAAGGGAGTCTCATGCGCCAGCTTGCCATCCAGAACCGATCCCAGGATCCGGTCAGCCAGTCCTGTCATGATGAAGTTACCGGCCTGGCGACACGCCGCCACGCCGAGCAGCTTCTGGCCTCACTGCTCGCACATGCCGCCGAGCAGGGCACCAAGGTCGCCGTCCTGCACATCGATATCGATCGCTTGAAGGAGATCAACCATTCACTGGGCAGGCCCATGGGCGATGCCTGCCTGCGCCTGGTGGCACAACGGGTCACCGAGGTCATCGACGTCAAGGGCAGTGTCAACCGGCTCGACAGCGACGAGGTGATGGCGGTATTGGCCGACGTGACGACCCTGGAGGCAGTCATTCCCCTCATCGAGCGGCTGCAGGAGCGCACTCGTCAGCCCATCGAGCTCTCCGGGAGAGCCCTCTTCGCCAGTTGTTGCATCGGGCTTGCGCTGTATCCCGACCATGGCGGCACGGTTACCGAGCTCATGCGTCACGCCAATCTGGCCCGGCGCCGAGCCCAGGCCCGGGGGAGCATGCAGTATTGCGTCTTCTCGCATGACCTGCTCGACGATGGTCCCGACCGCATTACGCTGCGCTGCGAGCTGCGCGATGCCCTGGCGCGCGGCGAAATGGAGCTTCGCTATCGCCCCTTGCTGTGCGCACGCAGTGGCCAGGTCGTGGCGGTGTCGGCCCAGCCCCGCTGGTGTTCGTCTCGTTTCGGCGTGCTGGAGGCGGCACAGTGGATGCCTGCTGCCCGGGAGAACGACCAATTATGTGAAATCTGCCCCTGGGTGCTGGCCAGCGCTTGCCGGCATGCGCGGTCATGGTACGAGGCCGGCTCGGGGCTGCGGGTGGTGGTCGGCGTGCCGGCGGAAGGACTGGTGGGCAACGTGCTGGTCGAAAGTGTTCACGCCGCGCTCGAGGAGAGCGGTCTGCCGGCGGGGCTGCTCGAGATCGAGCTGACCGAAGGCGGACTGATGCAGGACCCTGACCACGCCAGTCAGGTGCTCGAACGGCTCAAGGCGATCGGCGTGCGGCTCTCCATTGATGGCTTCGGCAGAGGCAACTCCATCCTTGGCCACCTGAGTCTTTTCCCCATCGATACGCTCAAGCTCGATGCGCTGTTCATCGACAATTGTCTCGACAACCCGCGCCGCCAGGCCATCATTCGCTCTGTCATCGGCATGGCCCACGAGCTGGGTGTGCGCGTGGCGGCTAGCGGGGTCCGTTCGCGTCAGCAGGTCGACTTCCTGCGTGAACAGGGCTGCGACCTGCTGCAGGGTAGCCTGTGGTCGCGTATGGAATACAGCGACCCGTCAACTGAAGAGTAGCGGTGCCATAAAGCGTGCAAACAGGCATGTGGTTGCGGGAAAGTCCCGTTGGGTCGACCATTGAGGCTTTCCATGAGTCGCCATGACAGGAGCCGACATGCCCATCGTGACC encodes:
- a CDS encoding putative bifunctional diguanylate cyclase/phosphodiesterase, producing MRQLAIQNRSQDPVSQSCHDEVTGLATRRHAEQLLASLLAHAAEQGTKVAVLHIDIDRLKEINHSLGRPMGDACLRLVAQRVTEVIDVKGSVNRLDSDEVMAVLADVTTLEAVIPLIERLQERTRQPIELSGRALFASCCIGLALYPDHGGTVTELMRHANLARRRAQARGSMQYCVFSHDLLDDGPDRITLRCELRDALARGEMELRYRPLLCARSGQVVAVSAQPRWCSSRFGVLEAAQWMPAARENDQLCEICPWVLASACRHARSWYEAGSGLRVVVGVPAEGLVGNVLVESVHAALEESGLPAGLLEIELTEGGLMQDPDHASQVLERLKAIGVRLSIDGFGRGNSILGHLSLFPIDTLKLDALFIDNCLDNPRRQAIIRSVIGMAHELGVRVAASGVRSRQQVDFLREQGCDLLQGSLWSRMEYSDPSTEE